The Ziziphus jujuba cultivar Dongzao chromosome 5, ASM3175591v1 genome segment cttaaaaacataattatcatGAATGCCTAAATGATTCAGTCCAAAACTCAATAGGAGTATAGTTCTATGTGCCATAGTGTCATATTAGATTATACCTTAAGTGTAAGCTGTCTAAGCCGTGATTCCACCCATCCCTTCCATGTAAGCAAATCAACTGCATCTGCTGCTATTATGTCCACCTGCAAATAGTTTTTATATGCCTCAAAAAAGCGATAAGGCTCAAACAGACAACTCCACTGGGCTTTGTTTAGCTCAATATCCTGTAAATCAACAGGACAAGGCATTAGTACTCAAATATAGCCAACTAAAACGGAggcaaaaagtaaaatttgtaTTCTCAAATCTCACCTCAGTAATTCTGTTAGCATGGTTAAATTGTTCCATCATGACTCGAAGAGTGCTTATTGATACATTATAACTAGAGTTCATGCAAGGGTATGCAGGAGTAATTATGGGCATATGATGAAAGCGATCTCGAGGGTTTCTACGAGGATCCCATACAGGAAACCCGAGTTCATTCTCCTCAATTGAACAGAGCATTACAGGATTTGGCCAACGCCATTGGGTATATACCCTGAAGAACCTCGAAACCAACATACTAGGAATTGCACTCGGGTAAAGCTGGCACACCCGAGCAACTAAAAGAGCCCAGTTTACACCACCAAGGAAACCAGTAACCTATATCCAAGacataaacaaatgaaaatcaAGATATAGGTGTAATGACAAGGAATAGGCAACAATCAAGTATAGAATTGATGTTCTTACATTCGAATAAACACCTCGTCTTTTGGCCCAAAACTTTAAACATCTGAGCGTGGTTCGAAAATGCTACAATTACATATAAAAGTGAAAGTCCAAATGAATAAAACATTGGAATaaacaaggataaaatataatataatatatgtatatatgatcaCCTCAACATTTGGAACCAGTTTAAGAATTTGATCTGCAACCCTGCAGCCATTAAGACTTCGAACAGTTTGCTCATCAACATCATATAGCACAGACCCATTGGCGATGTCCAGATCCTGTTGAGGAGTTAGTCAGTTCCACATCCAAAATGTTAAATTAATGAACAAAAGAACCTAAATGCCTTAAATCACAATATATCATTACCAACAGTCACATTGCAAGAGGACATAACATATCTGTCAAACTAGTTtgtcaaaatataaaatgcCTAAAACAATTGTAATAATTAGTTCAAGCTCTATGAGACTATGAAAACTTTTCAGCTTTCATAGTAGCAACTTGGGTGTGTGAACTAGATATGGAATCAAACCAAGCCAAGTAAAAttcatatctaaaaaaaaaataaagatgcaTTATCATCTTCAATACATAAAATTGGAAGAACATGTATAAAAGCCAAGAAACTGTAATACAAACTTACTTCTGGAACAACCAAAAGAGAAATACTTGCATAGAGAAGATCAATTGATATTCCTTGGAACTTGAATTTCATTACTGGGACATGAGCATCTGGAACTGGTTGAAGTTCAGTTACTTCTTCCATCTCAGATAGGATATTATGCAacacaataaaaaaatcttCCTGGAAAAACACTCTAATGTCAGGTAAAGATGGAACAAATGCTTTATTCACACTAGAAGAATAGAACTTAATATAAACCACCTCTCGATTCACATAAGATGGCCCAACACAGAGAGTGTCGATGTCAGCCCCCGGCCCATGTACCTGTCAAGAATAAATCTTTACTTATAAACTATAACATCCCAAATCTTTATTGATAAACTAAAACATCCTTTTATTTCAACATTCTAAGTATCAActggcaccaaaaaaaaaaaaaaagatcacacGGCATCTGGGTCTTTACCCAAATATTTCCCGTAATGTGTATGAAAATCTCACTTAATATAAGATTTTACAACTTTAAGCCCACTTGTGATTTGAAGGAAATATTGGGGGCAGGATCCAgcaaagaacaaaaatttatcTTATGCCATTAAAAGTAACGCCTGTGAAATTCATACTTACACCCAAACGGTAGGACCCAAAGGTGATAATGACAGCATTTGCATCTTCTACCATCTGATCTGTGTAGCCTCTTTGACGAGTTAGTAGCTTGACCCACCCTTTTACAACCTACGTAAAGGTTAAGTTGGACAAAACCATTATTTTAAACACATGAAGTATAAAAAACGAAATATATAAAGACTCAAGTGATGAAGTACAAGACCATCCAGTCTCATTGTAGAAAAGATTTTCTTTAGCTAACTggtctttccttttccttcaaACCGCATTTGTGCATTAATTGGAACAAGTCACGTCTGGTTGTGTATTCAAATGTGGCAGACAAGGCCTGCcacaatcatatatataattgtaggGGACAAAACCAAATATCATGCCAAAATTAGCAACAATCAAATATAGATTACTATACAATTAGCAATACATTCGTTTCAAATCAGACACAGTGTTATGAATGCACTACCATTAAAGATATAAATCTTGGGCATCTCCAATATTGACGATTGGGTATGTTCTAGAAGCATAACACTATAAAGAGAACCAACAAATATACCCTCGTATGAGACGCCATAACACTATAAATATAACCCATCGTCCaataaacaaaaccaaaaaataaacaaattgataCCTGATCTATGCGGCCAAGAACCTCTTCTCTCCTTGCGCCTTCTTCTTTGCTCTCGTAAAGCCCAGAATCAATCAAGAACTACGAACATTCAATgaaaaacgaaaaataaaatCGTTAAATTGCAATTGAACTAAATGAAAAGAGCCCAACCTGGCAATTCAAagatttcaagttttggaaaaataaatttaagtaaaaaaaaaaaacgtactTTTTCCAATTCGATATTTCTCTGAAGATCAGCCTCAGTGGGCCCTGCAACAGAGATTGGCTTTGTGATGCCGTACTTCTTCGCTGGCTGCGAAGTCGGCTGAGACCCATTTGGACTCCCAGAAACCACCATCTCAGCGCCACGAAAACAAACCCGAAGCCGCCCAAATCTGTGCCTATCCCACTATACAGATTatgccccccaaaaaaaaaaaaaaaaaaaaaaaaaagagagagagagaaaacaacAAGTTTGAGTGATAACGGATCTAGTACCAActgtttccttcttttttttcccctgctaATTGCATCGGATAAATAAGGATTCAAACATATAATGGAATTAGTACAGAGACCACTAAATAATGAACTACCGAAACATCAGTTTCTGAACAagtacaaaaatgaaaataaataaacaaacaaagacAGATCCAAACCCTAAGAAACCGGTCTTACGCAGAGAGAGGTATGGCGGGGGTGCGCGAAAGACCGAGGAGGGAAGAGAGAAACAGCGCTGGCAGTTTGGCTGGTGGATTAAGGCCGCGTTTGGATGCTTTAGATTAGATGTGGAATTAATTAAGATCTTGTACACGTTATTTCCAGCTAAgcttccattttcttttctgtCTCTTTACTTTTCTGGGTGATTTCGCagacagaaaataaaataaaaataaatttcagtCATTTCACTCTATTTGTTTCCTAACTtctaattttaacaaaatctcccaaaaaaaattattttttatttataatttttttttatcaaatcagATAATGAATTTTTCAATCATAAATCAGATATGATTTTGGAAGAGGTAGATCACACTAATTAAACTATTATGCATTTTATTGTAAGAATTAAAAActattatgtattttatttattaaaaaacaacTATGTGTTTCTTGCTgtgcaataaaattaaaacgtTAATTTAAGTATTTTCTATGCGTTATTATGTGCAacattttaatacaatattgttGTAGATATGTTTAATTAGTTGTCATTGTATTTCTAGAATTGcatcaacataaaataaaacagaTTTCTTCTTGATCAATAAACAAAACACAATCTACTGGTCGAAAATTTTAACTGGTATTactttaattaaagttttaactTTCAACGCGATGACTATTTATAAGTCATTAAtgatatttacaaataaataataaatagaacttGTGCTTGTGGatgcttttgtaatttcattCTTGATTTTTGGACGCGGCTTTGTTCTATTTGGAATTACAGGTAGGATAACAGACATAACGCCGCCAACGCGTTTTCTCGTTTGGTCCGTAAAATAAGATTGTCATTTGTCATTTCGATTTAGACGCCGTTATGCCATAAGGCGCCAAAGAAAATTTGTAGCCGCCCTTAGTTGACCAGCCGCCACATCTTcttatttccttctttttaaaaaaagaaattgatactTTTCTTTGGTCtgaaaactttattttctttcagcaggaaaaaaaaaacaaacttatatttcttttacttttttattatgcCTACTCTGAAAGAAACACAATTGTCTTGTGTTTTTTATTCCTTGCAAATTTGCAATTTCTTAAGCTagaaagttctatttttttttttcacctatgTACATTGACGAATTCactattttataaaacaaacaaacagtTTGTATTTTgtacaaaaattaaacaaactagctaaatttgaattatttcacttcaatttgttttcataaaacaatcatgaaatgttatatattttcttaaaacagTCATGACTTGTTTATCTGTACCATTcctgtcttttttttcttttcttttttttgttttttggttacaGTTGGTAAAGCGTTAACAGGAATGGTAAAGTtcaagcacaaaaaaaaaaaaaaaaaaaaaaaaaaaaaaaaaaaaactgtaacaTTACAGAAGCAAAATATTGAaacttatttcttttaaagacaGCTGTTACCAAAAAACGAGTCAGGTAATAATATAACCCCTTAAAAAAGTTGATTGAGAATGTCAACTCATTTACaaacaatattataaatttatataaaataaaaaagacgtTAAGCAATTTATAGGACAAATTTATGTCTTAAGCAACGTGTTAAGCAATTTAATATTgtagaaaatttattaattaataaattaatgttaaaagtaTCACTTAATCTActctttctctttatttatatatatatatcataatttaactgatttatattaattataattattttgaatatatttacttatatttaaattatattactaGGAAGTATCGGTAGATTAAGGTGACTCAAGCTCTATTAACAACAGTATTAAAGATTCAATGATTCAAcgtgaaaaaaacaaagaaaaagaaaaagaggtggTGCAGATTAGAAAATCACTCAATTTCAGTGCATGTccaaataaattatacataacAAAAAATCTTTCATGAAACGAAAAGCTTGGAAAGAGattgtgatttttctttttcatatatatatatatatatatatttttttttttttttctatttgagaTAAGAGAAATGCTATTCACATTGGAGAAAAATCTCTCTGCAGttccataatttttaaatttcaataataccCTTACtgaatgtttttcattttttattttttttggacgaATTTTATCAAAGTCTGCCTCTCCACTTTGTCTTCCTCTTCTATGCTTCATTGTCAGAATTTCTACAAATGGCATTGTCGACATGGTGGACCTTCTCCGACGAGGCTTCTCACTCATGACCCAACCCTAACTCTAAGCGAATGACAATTCTCTTTGCCTTCTCTTCACCTTGGCTTTCTCTACCTCTCTCTTATTGCCAATCTCACGTTGTTTTCTACAGtaagctattttttatttttaattgatttcctTTGTGAAAATATGTTCTTTGGGATGAGTTGAGAAAGAAAGCTTTTGATCAGAGGGTAAAATGGTGAGACCCAATATTATAATGGCTATAATAGTCTCATCTCTGAGTTGTTTAAATTCGGCTAACATTGTAGCCAACCATGGCAACAATAGTTGGTGGTTTGGTGACTGCACTCAGCAGGTTGACGGTGTTCTTGCGGTACCAACAACATAGCAACCGGTTCGTAATTattaggaagaagaagaacaaagtaaaatttgaattttgaaaactaaaaaaaagaaaaatacatcgTGGAGATTTTGGTCATTTTAAATGTTTATGGGAGTGTATAGAGTAGTTTTTGCATTGCAAAAAGAACTACTCTTTAGATAATCTGTTGATTTCTTTTGATTGGTTTCCGCAAATATTGTCACTGTCAGTGCCGAACCAATACCGTAGAGTCGCAAACCAGCTGTGCTACTCACATTTCCTCAGTCAGCGCTCAGTGCTCCAAAAGCATATATATGCCTTCGCGCTTCTCCCCTCTCCTCCGCAACCTCCACTCGCCATTCGCTTCCTCGGTTCGAATGGCGCGTGCTGCTCAACGCGCCGCCGTTGTTCCTCTTAACCTCACCTCAACCATCACTTCCTCGTCTCGCACTGCCTCGTATTTAGGCGTTGTTTCCCATGCCAATGGACTCGATGCTTCTTCGGCCTCGAAATTTTCGCTATTCGGTCGGAGATTTCACGCTCTGTGCGGAGGTGAGCGGGAGGTTCTAAAACCCTTGCGGAAGATTTGCGCTTCGCAGAGGGACTATCGGAAGGTGAGGAGGCGAGCGGCGAAGAGCAAGGAGAAGGAATTGGAGCTCAATGTCAGCATTTGCATCGAAGAAGATTTGCCTGATGATCctgaaattttggtatttcGCTCTCTCACTTGCTGTTCTCTGCATAAGCTTTTTCCACACCACCACGCCACCACGTGTTTGTGTAAACGTTTCTTACTGTAATATACAGCTGAAATTAAATGTATAATACTCCATAGTAGTTATCAAAATGCAGCTCTCTGGTTTCATCTCCCATATTTCGTGCTCGTGAATTTGCATAGCAATTTTAGTttgagctttttcttttttttcttcctcatttACGTGTATTGGAGGAAACGTTTTGCATAGGAAATGATTCGTAGCTATGTTTTCTGTTATCTGCTTCAGTTAAAAGATTTGTCCAATTCATAGTTCTTCTTGACTATGCCGCAGAGTATCGCAGAAATACTTCGTTTAAATGTTCCGATGGCCATGAAGTTAGCATTTGAAGGTTTGAAAGATTCAAAGTACAAAACCAGGGATACTGCTATTAAGGatgttggtggatttgaaagtGTTGAGATCTCCTTGCTTCTTTGCAATGATGAATTTATCCGCAAACTTAACAAAGAATGGAGGGACGAGGATCATGCTACCGATGTTCTCTCGATGTCACAACATATCCCTGATCTTAAGCTTCCAATTGTAAGTAAATTGTAGTTGTTATTAGATGGAAGGGCATATTTTGAGGAATAACACTTTGACATGCTTTGTTTTGCAGCTTATGTTGGGTGACATTGTTATTTCTGTTGAGACAGCGGCAAGACAAGCGGAGGAAAGAGGACACACTCTCATTGATGAGATACGCATTCTCATGGTTGGTTTATACTATCTTTCAATTGACTTTACTAAATTAAATAACTGGAGTTTTGGCTGGGACATTGGGAACAGAAAGTGGGTCGTTTTATTCTTAGGGAATATTTAACTGTTTCCTTAGGTTGAAAGAAATAACCACTATAAGGGCCTGGCTGGCATCAAAAGATGGTGTTTATGTATGTGTGTATTAGCGGTTGTGGTTTTTAATTTCTGTCTGCACAGAAGAGGAGGAAGGTGAAGAGACAAGCGAGGGCATATCGAAGTTGACTATGCTGTCTTTAGCTTATAAGaagctcaaaattttttttttattttttattaaaacaatgTTATATAAAATGACAACGTACTGCAGGTCCATGGGCTCTTACATCTTTTGGGATTTGATCATGAGATTAGTGAAGAGGCAGAAGTGGAAATGGAGAAGGAGGAGGAACATCTCTTAAAAAGTCTTGGGTGGAAGGGGAAAGGATTAATTCAAAGTGCATATGATGCTGAAACAAATGGCAATTCATATGAGGAAAAAGCTTCAGATGGTAATTTCTCCTTTTATGAGTTAGATAATTAATATTGTAGTTGGCTTCTTCTTCTATAGATAGACCTTCTGATTTGACATATACTTCATTCATGTCAATGCGACAATGTTCTATACCAAAGCTAGTAGAGAGAATATCTTACAGGTGAATTGTCAAAAGACAGGAAGAAAGAAGGCAGCCTTCGATTTTATAAGCCAAAGTTCCGTTATATCTTCTGTGACATGGATGGTGAGAGCAAGTTTATAATGTTTTGCATGTTTAGTTTCACTCTATTCTTAGCTTGTCTTAAtttgttacattattttattttattttatttttttttggtacatacTAGGTACACTGCTAAACAGCAAAAGTCAAATTAGTTCAACAACTGCCAAGGCTTTGAAAGAGGCCTCATCAAGGGGTGTGAAAGTGGTGATAGCTACAGGAAAAGTAAGAGAAATCTTTCTAATTCAGTATCAGAATAATTTAGCAAGTGTTTTTTAATATCTTGATGCATTTAGTACTTTTTAGTGATCCGTCTGTTGTAATTTTCTTATGGTTTATTATTTCTGGTATTACTTTTTATATCAGCTTTGTGTTTCTATAAGCTTGATAAATTCTCTGATCCTGGTTCTTGCTTAATTTCGAAACAGACTCGTCCAGCTGTTATAAGTGCTTTCAAGATGGTAGATTTAACTGGAAATGGTGGCATTGTTTCTGAAGTTTCTCCTGGGGTTTTCCTACAGGTTTATCGTTTTCCTTTTgaagttttcaattttcaatttgtttcttgTTATCTTGAGGTTTAatgtttcaaaaattgatccTATTCTCTTGGCAAACACTTTTGCATCTGCTATTCaggtattttatctttttattttcatttttttaaatcggGATTACAATAAGTTCTACTTTAAAGGGGAGGAGGAGGTGACTCAAACCCACGACATTAAAGGTGGGGGTGTGAGGCATACTATGTGGCCAACCTCACTTGTCAGACCTTTTATCTTTATAAATTGGCGTATTTGTAAGATGTAGATAACTTCCTCACCTTGTCTATActtgaaaatattttctacCAAATTTTATAAGTAACATTTGTCCCTTGGAAAGATGGGTTAGTCAGATATAAGAGGACTATGAAATCCACTTTCatcccatatatttttttatactatgCGTGAATAGTGAAATACTATAGTTTCTATAGAGTGAATTATAGACTGTGTTCTTAAATTGAAGTATGTCAAtcctagtttttaaaaaaaatttcagtactTACTATCTGTTCTGTACTTAATTTCAGGGGTTGCTTGTTTATGGTAGACAAGGTCAGGAAATTAACAGAACGAATTTGGATCTGAATGTCTGCAGAGAGGTAACACTCATCGTATGTTATTATTAACCTGTTCTCATTGATTCATTTAACGACATGAGATTCCTGTGACTAAAGTATAGGCAATGACTTGAATTTGTTGGAGTCTGTATGTAGGCAACTTCCTTGTAACCTAGTTATCTCTTCCTGGATATTTTGTTAAGTTTCTATAGCTTTATTATGAGACCACATTACTATAAATCTGGATTGGCATAATGATTTGTaggttagagagagagagagagagagagagagagaaggaacaATCATTCATTTGGCATTAATAAATATCCATTTCCAACCTGACAAGGTACAGTGCAGTTTTTTAAGGTTTGGATTAAAAGTAAGATAAACTTCAATATTCATCCTCAACCATAGGggcaaaattagaaaaatataccACTTCAACTAACTGAGATGGCATGGAAGAATTTATTCCCCAAATGCATGCCTGCACTATGATGATTTGTCCTTCAAAGTGCAGGCATGCATTTACTCTTGGGAGAATAAGGTTCCACTTATTGCATTGAGCAAGGATCATTGCTTAACTCTTTTGATCACACAGTGGTTGACTCATCGCATGCTAAAGGTGCCAATGGATTGATAGCATCTTTTTCATACTATTTATTTCTGTTAATCCCAGACTGACTACTtcttaacattattattatggaaatcttggtatatatattttaaaaaaaaatgaagaagatagTGATTTGTCCTTCAAAGTGCAGGCATGCATTTACTCTTGGGAGAATAAAGTTCCACTTATTGCATTCAGCAAGGATCGTTGCTTAACTCTATTTGATCACCCAGTGGTTGACTCATTGCATACTATATATCATGAGCCAAAGGTGCCAATGGATCGATAGCATCTCTCTCATACTAATTATTTCTGTTAATCCCAGACGGACTTCTTCCTAACATTATTATCATGAAAATCTTTGTAGGCAGAGATAATTCCTTCAGTTGATCAACTCTTGGCTACTGCTGATGTTCAGGTATAGCCTCTCTCTCTATGGCATAGAGATAGTGAaagtaacttcttcttcttctttctttcccttttggATATAGAGAATGTAAAGTTGCTCCCTCAAGTTGGgaccattttacttttgttttgtttcaaaTGGTCTGAAATTCTTACTGAGAGTTTATGCATATGCATGACATTTGCCGTTTGGATTGTCCACTCAGTTATACTTGGAAACCCTTAGTTCATTACAACACTTCACTGGAGAAAAATTAAAGAACCTGTTTAAAGCCCTTGGACCAGTTTGTTACAGTTTGACATGGTCACAAATATAAGATGAACAAACATAAGGGTTTTTGCTTTGGGTTCTTATCGCAAACGCCTTTGGAATGTACAGAAATTGATCTTTGTGGACACTGCTGAGGGAGTCGCTACTTCTCTTAGGCCATACTGGTCAGAAGCAACCAAGGGTCGTGCTAATTGTGTTCAAGCTGTGCCAGACATGCTTGAAATTGTCCCCCCTGGAACTTCAAAAGGCAGTGGAGTGAAATTGCTGCTTGATCATCTACAAATCTCTCCAAAGGAGGTATGGCTAAGTTATTTGTGTTTAGCCGTTTTATCTTCTCTCTCTGGTGAAATTTCTTATATACCTTAATCTATCTATGAAAATCACTGCCACCGATTTCAAAATGCTGTTTAAATTTTGCCGAGGTTACAAATGTTCACATATTACCACTGCCAGATAGCACTGCTCCACACTCTGGAGCCTATCCGCACATGTTTCTGAATTTTCCTGTCATGTCAGCTTGGAAGTTGTCAGACAAAACAGCGACTAGTTAATGGGATATCTTTCATGAAATGGTTGAAATATCTTTTAGCCAGCCAACCCACAAATGAACTGTGTGAAATTTGTTAATGCTTTTGAGCTCAATACATTTCTAGTATTCATTATATGCTTATTCTGATTCTAGTACTAACCATAATAATTTGTTTCTGTAGATAATGGCTATTGGGGATGGGGAAAATGATGTTGAGATGCTTGAGCTGGCCTCTCTAGGCATTGCTCTCAGTAATGGATCAGAGAAGACAAAAGGGGTCGCTGATGTAATTGGTGCCAGCAATGACGAAGATGGTGTAGCTGATGCTATTTACCGGTATGCATTCTGAGcttcaaataaaaaacagtGGATATTAAGTTGGTTGAGGCATACAGGAATTTATCAAagtaacttttttgtttttctttcaatagAATTTATAAGGTGAACCTAGCTAAAAGATTGACGAATTTGACAAATTTTGGCATGATATTTGTAAATGACTTCACTCTATTCATAAGCGGGTGATATTACTTGAGAAAATCTAGCAAATAAAATATacctattttttaatattagaaaatgGACAACCaatgattatttgtttttatcgtCTGATTATGCTGGTCGGTTTAAGCACTTTTTTTACTATGGGAATAAGAATAACATCCTCgtattgttttaaaatattatttccaatttttttttttttttttgttgggggggTCTTTCATATATGGACGTTCAatagcattttgctagtgcgaGTCACCAATCCCGAATTTCACGACTGGAAAGGTGGAAGGGAATTTCATATATGATCTAAATTAGATTTTGCAAATTAGGAGAGCAAAGCTAAGGCAATGAACATGATCTCTATAAGTTGTTCTCCATCCAAAGGAAGAAGTTACATACACAACCGGAGTTCATCTCATAGAATCTGTTTTTCCGTAggtaaaaacacaaaaaatcctaataaataaaacagaggaCCTCGTCACACACaagaaaataagaaacaaaGTCTTGTCACTTGTGTATTCAAAAGAGAAGAGCTATGCAGGGGGAGGACGAAAGAAATCCTTTACTGCTAAAGAATTGGAAGAACCCCTGGCGTTTTTCTTTGATATTGTAGTCTTGGGGGAATGTAATGGTCTATGTCCTCTCTTCACGAAATGGATTTCTTTCGTTGCTAAATCTTTTGCGCAACT includes the following:
- the LOC107420912 gene encoding nuclear poly(A) polymerase 4 isoform X3, whose translation is MQLAGEKKEGNSWHRFGRLRVCFRGAEMVVSGSPNGSQPTSQPAKKYGITKPISVAGPTEADLQRNIELEKFLIDSGLYESKEEGARREEVLGRIDQVVKGWVKLLTRQRGYTDQMVEDANAVIITFGSYRLGVHGPGADIDTLCVGPSYVNREEDFFIVLHNILSEMEEVTELQPVPDAHVPVMKFKFQGISIDLLYASISLLVVPEDLDIANGSVLYDVDEQTVRSLNGCRVADQILKLVPNVEHFRTTLRCLKFWAKRRGVYSNVTGFLGGVNWALLVARVCQLYPSAIPSMLVSRFFRVYTQWRWPNPVMLCSIEENELGFPVWDPRRNPRDRFHHMPIITPAYPCMNSSYNVSISTLRVMMEQFNHANRITEDIELNKAQWSCLFEPYRFFEAYKNYLQVDIIAADAVDLLTWKGWVESRLRQLTLKIERDTNGMLQCHPYPHEYADTSKPCPNFAFFLGLQRKEGVRGQEGQQFDIRGTVDEFRQEINMYMFWKPGMDIYVSHVRRKQLPAFLFPDGHKRSRMLRHVSLDAEKSCEEASGFQSGSAEKNAKRKADSETMDLKSTRPEKQAFISPQPPESASPESCASRSGITSHTSFNDRVIVESLTMVDRDSSSEMRSSGHLDSEKCTLANDVEMVNTMHESINLEEQASVSEHSLPGVGNKVKLLDLVEKPYYQMESVASCAVACSEFKGTNQIGLNGEDLLFVDTMSVKAGIMNVCTNQAPAHGTSIAR
- the LOC107420912 gene encoding nuclear poly(A) polymerase 4 isoform X6 — its product is MVVKGWVKLLTRQRGYTDQMVEDANAVIITFGSYRLGVHGPGADIDTLCVGPSYVNREEDFFIVLHNILSEMEEVTELQPVPDAHVPVMKFKFQGISIDLLYASISLLVVPEDLDIANGSVLYDVDEQTVRSLNGCRVADQILKLVPNVEHFRTTLRCLKFWAKRRGVYSNVTGFLGGVNWALLVARVCQLYPSAIPSMLVSRFFRVYTQWRWPNPVMLCSIEENELGFPVWDPRRNPRDRFHHMPIITPAYPCMNSSYNVSISTLRVMMEQFNHANRITEDIELNKAQWSCLFEPYRFFEAYKNYLQVDIIAADAVDLLTWKGWVESRLRQLTLKIERDTNGMLQCHPYPHEYADTSKPCPNFAFFLGLQRKEGVRGQEGQQFDIRGTVDEFRQEINMYMFWKPGMDIYVSHVRRKQLPAFLFPDGHKRSRMLRHVSLDAEKSCEEASGFQSGSAEKNAKRKADSETMDLKSTRPEKQAFISPQPPESASPESCASRSGITSHTSFNDRVIVESLTMVDRDSSSEMRSSGHLDSEKCTLANDVEMVNTMHESINLEEQASVSEHSLPGVGNKVKLLDLVEKPYYQMESVASCAVACSEFKGTNQIGLNGEDLLFVDTMSVKGKSYTGRLLGWTKGAVDIDQELNKPCNHTAGIMNVCTNQAPAHGTSIAR
- the LOC107420912 gene encoding nuclear poly(A) polymerase 4 isoform X4; the protein is MQLAGEKKEGNSWHRFGRLRVCFRGAEMVVSGSPNGSQPTSQPAKKYGITKPISVAGPTEADLQRNIELEKFLIDSGLYESKEEGARREEVLGRIDQVVKGWVKLLTRQRGYTDQMVEDANAVIITFGSYRLGVHGPGADIDTLCVGPSYVNREEDFFIVLHNILSEMEEVTELQPVPDAHVPVMKFKFQGISIDLLYASISLLVVPEDLDIANGSVLYDVDEQTVRSLNGCRVADQILKLVPNVEHFRTTLRCLKFWAKRRGVYSNVTGFLGGVNWALLVARVCQLYPSAIPSMLVSRFFRVYTQWRWPNPVMLCSIEENELGFPVWDPRRNPRDRFHHMPIITPAYPCMNSSYNVSISTLRVMMEQFNHANRITEDIELNKAQWSCLFEPYRFFEAYKNYLQVDIIAADAVDLLTWKGWVESRLRQLTLKIERDTNGMLQCHPYPHEYADTSKPCPNFAFFLGLQRKEGVRGQEGQQFDIRGTVDEFRQEINMYMFWKPGMDIYVSHVRRKQLPAFLFPDGHKRSRMLRHVSLDAEKSCEEASGFQSGSAEKNAKRKADSETMDLKSTRPEKQAFISPQPPESASPESCASRSGITSHTSFNDRVIVESLTMVDRDSSSEMRSSGHLDSEKCTLANDVEMVNTMHESINLEEQASVSEHSLPGVGNKVKLLDLVEKPYYQMESVASCAVACSEFKGTNQIGLNGEDLLFVDTMSVKGIMNVCTNQAPAHGTSIAR